A window from Drosophila subobscura isolate 14011-0131.10 chromosome O, UCBerk_Dsub_1.0, whole genome shotgun sequence encodes these proteins:
- the LOC117897788 gene encoding uncharacterized protein LOC117897788 isoform X1, with protein MRLDGALEPRHRHGHGAAILKGRFHGVAPLRRETREKCETKQNQQADEDDDAATDAECLTSSNNSKRNTISSSCNSNNCHWTLPPSKTANKGNLDFNVEGISTTRATAPRAAAQAISLCDGNVKRSPIVATLKKRAQPSLMLMAATVGPKNPIPNPNPDPKKSISMGRSGSRSRCQGIGLAVAKEWDLGMSRNWSWLCGWGWGWGWGAPLNTFVLCLISVIALLPALTLGDDGDNFFAVNAFSAGPETTTPEFDYASRGQKKFGDKCDNTLECGFPGSICDPKKKSCQCTEDLPVTNHIDKCGKEAAINETCFFNEQCEQKYFQTECRDGRCACRFEMSPVWAKDGTVECAGRQDKRGPETYIDPAMIFVLVGMALMFIIICVVLRLFSQARWHENRTIFNTPNPRLMNVSLLRDSKLLHGQERRGSRMSVRAPSRQPSMASLRPHSPNPSLGKTGSDSHGSNASGTSVRSNRSNSVAPGKVTHHERHGSAHRQHHPHGHQPQHHHQQQQQQHHQQPQSPQEQALITNITTNPVAESVTVEIIEPGQK; from the exons ATGAGATTAGATGGGGCTTTAGAGCCCCGGCACCGTCACGGTCACGGAGCTGCCATCCTCAAGGGCCGCTTCCATGGTGTAGCCCCACTGAGGCGCGAGACGCGTGAAAAATGTGAGAcaaagcaaaaccaacaaGCTGACGAAGACGACGATGCAGCCACAGATGCTGAGTGCttgaccagcagcaacaacagcaaaaggaacacaatcagcagcagctgcaacagcaacaactgccaCTGGACGCTGCCACCAAGTAAGACAGCAAACAAAGGCAACTTGGACTTCAACGTTGAGGGCATCTCCACGACAAGAGCAACAGCCCCAAGAGCTGCAGCCCAGGCCATTTCTTTGTGCGACGGAAACGTGAAACGCTCCCCCATTGTCGCCACCCTAAAAAAGCGTGCCCAGCCATCGTTAATGCTAATGGCCGCCACTGTGGGGCCAAAGAACCCCATTCCGAACCCGAATCCGGACCCCAAGAAGAGCATTAGCATGggcaggagcgggagcaggagcaggtgcCAAGGCATTGGCCTGGCCGTGGCTAAGGAATGGGATCTGGGCATGAGCCGGAACTGGAGTTGGCtttgtggctggggctggggatggggctggggcgCTCCCCTCAACACGTTTGTCCTATGCCTGATTTCCGTTATTGCCCTGCTGCCGGCATTAACGCTCGGCGATGACGGTGATAATTTCTTTGCCGTGAATGCCTTCAGCGCGGGACCGGAGACGACAACCCCAGAGTTTG ATTATGCCAGCCGCGGACAGAAGAAGTTTGGGGACAAGTGCGATAACACCTTGGAGTGCGGTTTCCCTGGCTCCATATGCGATCCCAAGAAGAAGTCCTGTCAGTGTACCGAGGATCTGCCCGTCACCAATCACATTGATAAATGTGGCAAAG agGCCGCCATCAACGAGACCTGCTTCTTCAACGAGCAGTGCGAGCAGAAGTACTTTCAGACGGAGTGCCGCGATGGACGATGCGCCTGCCGCTTTGAGATGTCACCCGTTTGGGCCAAGGATGGCACTGTGGAGTGTGCAG GGCGCCAGGATAAGCGGGGACCCGAGACCTACATCGATCCGGCCATGATTTTCGTGCTGGTAGGAATGGCATTgatgtttattattatttgtgtcGTCCTGCGATTGTTTAGCCA AGCCCGCTGGCATGAGAATCGGACCATCTTCAATACGCCCAATCCGCGCCTGATGAACGTCTCACTGCTGCGCGACAGCAAGCTGCTCCACGGCCAGGAGCGACGTGGATCCCGGATGTCGGTGCGAGCCCCATCTCGGCAGCCCAGCATGGCCTCGCTGCGTCCGCACTCGCCCAATCCGTCGCTAGGTAAGACAG GCTCGGACTCCCACGGCAGCAACGCCTCGGGCACTTCAGTGCGCTCCAATCGCAGCAATTCGGTAGCTCCCGGCAAGGTAACACATCATGAGCGACACGGATCCGCCCATCGGCAGCACCATCCCCATGGGCATCAGccgcagcaccaccaccagcagcagcagcagcagcatcaccagcagccGCAATCACCGCAGGAGCAGGCGCTGATCACCAACATCACCACCAATCCGGTGGCCGAGAGCGTGACCGTCGAGATCATCGAGCCGGGACAGAAatag
- the LOC117897788 gene encoding uncharacterized protein LOC117897788 isoform X2, with translation MRLDGALEPRHRHGHGAAILKGRFHGVAPLRRETREKCETKQNQQADEDDDAATDAECLTSSNNSKRNTISSSCNSNNCHWTLPPSKTANKGNLDFNVEGISTTRATAPRAAAQAISLCDGNVKRSPIVATLKKRAQPSLMLMAATVGPKNPIPNPNPDPKKSISMGRSGSRSRCQGIGLAVAKEWDLGMSRNWSWLCGWGWGWGWGAPLNTFVLCLISVIALLPALTLGDDGDNFFAVNAFSAGPETTTPEFDYASRGQKKFGDKCDNTLECGFPGSICDPKKKSCQCTEDLPVTNHIDKCGKEAAINETCFFNEQCEQKYFQTECRDGRCACRFEMSPVWAKDGTVECAGRQDKRGPETYIDPAMIFVLVGMALMFIIICVVLRLFSQARWHENRTIFNTPNPRLMNVSLLRDSKLLHGQERRGSRMSVRAPSRQPSMASLRPHSPNPSLGSDSHGSNASGTSVRSNRSNSVAPGKVTHHERHGSAHRQHHPHGHQPQHHHQQQQQQHHQQPQSPQEQALITNITTNPVAESVTVEIIEPGQK, from the exons ATGAGATTAGATGGGGCTTTAGAGCCCCGGCACCGTCACGGTCACGGAGCTGCCATCCTCAAGGGCCGCTTCCATGGTGTAGCCCCACTGAGGCGCGAGACGCGTGAAAAATGTGAGAcaaagcaaaaccaacaaGCTGACGAAGACGACGATGCAGCCACAGATGCTGAGTGCttgaccagcagcaacaacagcaaaaggaacacaatcagcagcagctgcaacagcaacaactgccaCTGGACGCTGCCACCAAGTAAGACAGCAAACAAAGGCAACTTGGACTTCAACGTTGAGGGCATCTCCACGACAAGAGCAACAGCCCCAAGAGCTGCAGCCCAGGCCATTTCTTTGTGCGACGGAAACGTGAAACGCTCCCCCATTGTCGCCACCCTAAAAAAGCGTGCCCAGCCATCGTTAATGCTAATGGCCGCCACTGTGGGGCCAAAGAACCCCATTCCGAACCCGAATCCGGACCCCAAGAAGAGCATTAGCATGggcaggagcgggagcaggagcaggtgcCAAGGCATTGGCCTGGCCGTGGCTAAGGAATGGGATCTGGGCATGAGCCGGAACTGGAGTTGGCtttgtggctggggctggggatggggctggggcgCTCCCCTCAACACGTTTGTCCTATGCCTGATTTCCGTTATTGCCCTGCTGCCGGCATTAACGCTCGGCGATGACGGTGATAATTTCTTTGCCGTGAATGCCTTCAGCGCGGGACCGGAGACGACAACCCCAGAGTTTG ATTATGCCAGCCGCGGACAGAAGAAGTTTGGGGACAAGTGCGATAACACCTTGGAGTGCGGTTTCCCTGGCTCCATATGCGATCCCAAGAAGAAGTCCTGTCAGTGTACCGAGGATCTGCCCGTCACCAATCACATTGATAAATGTGGCAAAG agGCCGCCATCAACGAGACCTGCTTCTTCAACGAGCAGTGCGAGCAGAAGTACTTTCAGACGGAGTGCCGCGATGGACGATGCGCCTGCCGCTTTGAGATGTCACCCGTTTGGGCCAAGGATGGCACTGTGGAGTGTGCAG GGCGCCAGGATAAGCGGGGACCCGAGACCTACATCGATCCGGCCATGATTTTCGTGCTGGTAGGAATGGCATTgatgtttattattatttgtgtcGTCCTGCGATTGTTTAGCCA AGCCCGCTGGCATGAGAATCGGACCATCTTCAATACGCCCAATCCGCGCCTGATGAACGTCTCACTGCTGCGCGACAGCAAGCTGCTCCACGGCCAGGAGCGACGTGGATCCCGGATGTCGGTGCGAGCCCCATCTCGGCAGCCCAGCATGGCCTCGCTGCGTCCGCACTCGCCCAATCCGTCGCTAG GCTCGGACTCCCACGGCAGCAACGCCTCGGGCACTTCAGTGCGCTCCAATCGCAGCAATTCGGTAGCTCCCGGCAAGGTAACACATCATGAGCGACACGGATCCGCCCATCGGCAGCACCATCCCCATGGGCATCAGccgcagcaccaccaccagcagcagcagcagcagcatcaccagcagccGCAATCACCGCAGGAGCAGGCGCTGATCACCAACATCACCACCAATCCGGTGGCCGAGAGCGTGACCGTCGAGATCATCGAGCCGGGACAGAAatag
- the LOC117897182 gene encoding putative defense protein 3 yields the protein MKDRFTRIAKELPSMLLIMLLPLLLGSTAAFPDGAPADTCVKQRQNQPNHGKARTQPAHTNPFEVVADAQSYHPGQQVSVVIYPHTQQSTVFRGFFLQARDAHSNEWIGEWVQSENTKTIPECSAITHSDNRDKLGAKLIWKAPQNKRGNVYFTGTVLQEYGTFWSDIVNKVQAEPQ from the exons ATGAAGGATCGTTTTACCAGAATAGCCAAGGAACTGCCCAGCATGCTGCTGATTATGCTACTGCCTTTGCTGCTCGGAAGCACTGCCGCATTTCCGGATGGAGCACCAGCCGATACGTGTGTGAAGCAGCGCCAGAATCAGCCCAACCACGGAAAGGCCCGCACACAGCCAGCCCACACGAATCCCTTTGAGGTGGTGGCCGATGCTCAGAGCTACCATCCGGGTCAGCAAGTCTCTGTGGTCATCTATccgcacacacagcagagcacGGTCTTCAGGGGATTCTTCCTGCAGGCCCGCGATGCGCACTCCAATGAGTGGATTGGCGAGTGGGTGCAGAGCGAGAACACAAAAACCATACCGGAGTGCTCGGCCATAACGCACTCGGACAATCGGGACAAGCTGGGGGCCAAGCTGATATGGAAGGCGCCGCAGAACAAGCGCGGCAATGTTTACTTTAC cgGCACTGTGCTACAGGAGTACGGCACCTTCTGGAGCGATATTGTTAACAAGGTGCAGGCTGAGCCGCAATAA
- the LOC117896946 gene encoding probable phosphoserine aminotransferase, translating to MVINFAAGPAKLPKEVLKEVQKNLLDCNGSGISVMEMSHRSSTYGKIQETAINDLRELLNIPSNYKVLLMQGGGTGQFAAVALNLIGVTGTADYVITGSWSAKAAKEAAQYGKVNAVLPKVNKYTSVPRQSSWQLDPKASYVYYCDNETVEGVEFDFVPEVPASVPLVSDMSSNFLSRPIDVAKFGVIFAGAQKNIGPAGTTVIIVREDLIGKHLKSTPSILNFELMDKNSSLMNTPPTFVIYVMGLVFKWIKRNGGIAGMSKLANAKSKLIYDTIDKSNGFFYCPVDPNVRSHMNVPFRIGSAAGNDALEKEFLAKAEADGMIQLKGHRSVGGIRASLYNAVTLAETQQLANLMLDFYKNNKN from the exons ATGGTTATCAATTTCGCAGCCGGTCCAGCCAAATTGCCCAAAGAG GTTTTGAAGGAGGTGCAGAAAAATCTCCTTGAttgcaatggcagcggcatttCGGTTATGGAAATGTCCCACCGTTCCAGCACCTACGGCAAGATCCAGGAGACAGCCATCAACGATCTCCGCGAGCTCCTCAACATTCCCAGCAACTACAAAGTTCTTCTCATGCAGGGCGGTGGCACTGGGCAGTTTGCTGCCGTCGCCCTCAATCTGATTGGAGTCACTGGCACCGCCGATTACGTCATCACCGGCTCATGGTCAGCCAAGGCAGCCAAGGAGGCGGCCCAGTATGGCAAGGTGAATGCCGTTCTTCCCAAGGTAAACAAATACACATCCGTGCCACGACAGAGTAGCTGGCAGCTGGACCCCAAGGCCTCGTACGTCTACTACTGCGATAATGAGACAGTCGAGGGCGTGGAATTTGACTTTGTGCCAGAAGTGCCGGCCAGTGTGCCGCTGGTGTCTGATATGTCATCAAACTTCCTTTCTCGGCCCATCGATGTTGCCAAGTTTGGGGTAATATTTGCCGGCGCACAGAAAAACATTGGACCAGCGGGCACAACGGTGATAATTGTGCGCGAGGATCTCATTGGCAAGCATCTGAAGAGCACACCATCCATCCTGAACTTTGAGCTGATGGACAAGAACAGCTCCCTGATGAACACTCCACCCACATTTGT CATCTACGTGATGGGCTTGGTTTTCAAGTGGATCAAGCGAAATGGCGGCATCGCTGGCATGTCCAAGCTGGCCAATGCCAAGTCGAAGCTCATCTATGACACCATCGACAAGTCCAACGGCTTCTTTTACTGCCCCGTGGATCCGAATGTGCGGTCCCACATGAACGTTCCATTCCGCATTGGCAGCGCCGCCGGCAATGATGCACTGGAGAAGGAGTTTCTGGCCAAAGCCGAGGCTGATGGCATGATCCAGCTCAAGGGCCATCGCTCAGTGGGCGGCATTCGTGCCTCACTCTACAATGCCGTCACCCTGGCGGAGAcgcagcagctggcaaatCTCATGTTGGATTtttacaaaaacaataaaaattaa
- the LOC117896948 gene encoding guanosine-3',5'-bis(diphosphate) 3'-pyrophosphohydrolase MESH1: MTPRPSSRFMECLQYAAHKHRDQRRKDPAQTPYVNHVINVSTILAVEACIEDEAVLMAAILHDVVEDTDATFADLEALFGADVCGLVREVTDDKSLEKQERKRLQIANAAKTSSRAKLIKLADKLDNLRDLLVNTPQGWTEERRELYFVWAKQVVDNLRGTNTNLELKLDEIFRQRGLL, encoded by the exons atgacACCGCGTCCATCCAGCAGGTTTATGGAATGTCTGCAGTATGCGGCACACAAGCATCGGGACCAGCGGCGCAAGGATCCAGCGCAAACGCCATACGTAAATCATGTGATAAATGTGAGCACAATTCTGGCTGTGGAGGCTTGCATTGAGGATGAGGCCGTTCTAATGGCTGCAATACTGCACGATGTGGTCGAGGACACGGACGCTACGTTTGCAGACTTGGAGGCATTGTTTGGCGCGGACGTCTGTGGTCTGGTACGCGAGGTGACCGACGACAAATCGCTGGAAAAGCAGGAACGCAAGCGTTTGCAAATTGCCAATGCGGCCAAGACGAGCTCCAGGGCTAAGCTCATTAAGCTGGCTGATAAGTTGGACAATCTAAGAGACTTGCTGGTCAACACGCCGCAGGGATGGACGGAG GAACGACGGGAGCTGTACTTCGTTTGGGCGAAGCAGGTGGTGGACAATCTGCGCGGCACCAATACTAACCTGGAACTCAAGCTGGACGAGATCTTCAGACAGCGCGGGCTattgtaa
- the LOC117896947 gene encoding cytochrome c1, heme protein, mitochondrial, translated as MANKFGYVSSKLLQFSKGYLNRTSVRPKTSFSARNWIPGRPKLLALGALTAGMGALLYALDASVDASNDCVHPPKQLWSHKGLLSALDREAVRRGYQVYKEVCSSCHSLQYIAYRNLADNCMTEAEAKAEAEQVMVKDGPDENGEYFERPGKLSDYLPSPYPNEEAARSANNGAYPPDLSYIVSARKGGEDYIFALLTGYCDPPAGFGLRDGQYFNPYFSGGAISMGQVINNEVVTYADDEVAPSGSQIAKDVVTFLKWTSEPESDERKLLLIKVVLISSFLIGISYYIKRHKWSALKSRKIFFVPEVTGNGNGQSKRKGQGNGSAKTDEGCPKFEHKKSEVSGKNDDGDGKTK; from the coding sequence atggccaacaaatttggATATGTTAGCTCAAAGCTTCTGCAATTTTCCAAGGGCTATCTGAACCGCACATCCGTGCGACCAAAGACAAGCTTTTCGGCCCGCAACTGGATCCCAGGACGTCCGAAATTGCTGGCGCTGGGCGCTCTGACTGCCGGCATGGGAGCTCTGCTGTATGCCCTGGATGCGAGCGTGGATGCCTCGAACGACTGTGTGCACCCACCGAAGCAGTTGTGGTCCCACAAGGGTCTACTCTCGGCCCTCGACAGGGAGGCTGTACGCCGCGGCTACCAGGTGTACAAGGAGGTGTGCTCCTCGTGCCACTCGCTGCAGTACATTGCGTACCGCAACCTGGCCGACAACTGCATGACCGAAGCGGAGGCGAAGGCAGAGGCCGAGCAGGTGATGGTAAAGGATGGACCCGACGAGAACGGCGAGTACTTCGAGCGCCCGGGCAAGCTGTCCGACTACTTGCCGTCACCCTATCCGAACGAGGAAGCCGCCCGCTCGGCCAACAACGGAGCCTATCCGCCGGACCTGAGCTACATCGTGTCGGCCCGCAAGGGTGGCGAGGACTACATTTTTGCACTGCTGACAGGCTACTGTGATCCGCCAGCAGGGTTCGGACTGCGCGATGGGCAGTACTTCAATCCGTACTTCTCTGGCGGCGCCATATCGATGGGCCAGGTGATCAACAACGAGGTTGTGACCTACGCAGACGATGAGGTTGCCCCATCGGGCTCCCAGATTGCCAAGGATGTGGTCACGTTCCTCAAGTGGACCTCGGAGCCGGAGTCGGATGAGcgcaagctgctgctgatcaagGTGGTCCTTATTAGTTCGTTCTTGATTGGAATCAGCTACTACATTAAGCGCCATAAGTGGTCGGCGTTGAAGTCACGCAAGATTTTCTTCGTGCCGGAGGTtactggaaatggaaatggccagAGCAAAAGAAAGGGCCAGGGCAATGGCAGCGCCAAGACCGATGAAGGTTGCCCAAAATTTGAACACAAGAAGAGCGAGGTTAGTGGCAAGAATGACGACGGAGACGGCAAGACcaagtaa